A window of Pseudoalteromonas aliena SW19 genomic DNA:
AAGGAAGCTGCTCTAAAAATGGACTTTCTAATGTATTTACCGGATTTAATGCCACGGCTTTAACTTGTTGCCCTTGCTCTCGTACTTTTAATAAACTGAGGTTTTGTGCAAGTAGCTCCTCAAATACAAGGCGTTGTTGTGCGGGGTGCATACCTTGCTCTAGTGCGGTTATATCAACATCATTTGGCGGGCGGTGCAGTAATAGTAAAGCATCGCTTAAAGCCATATTTGATGGCTGAAACTGCGTAGGAAGTAGTTCTTCTACCGAATATTTGTTTAGTAAGTCAATAGCCTGTTCGCTCAGGGCTCTAATTGAGAGCTGCTTTAAGCCTTCGGTTGTTGAATACACGGGCGTTAACGTTGTTACTGTGGGTTGCTCATTATGAGTATCGCTGATGCTATATTCAGGATGATTCATTTCAAGTCCCACACGCCCACGACGTACTTCACCAAAACAACGTATTATTTTACCAGCACTGAGCGCATTTTTTTGTGCTGCGGTAAAATTAAAGAATCGAAGTGTGAGCCTACCTGTGCCATCATTTATTTGGCAAACCAGCATTCGCCTTTTGCCAAAGGTAACCTGGCTTGTTTCAATCGTTGCTTCCACACTTACATGGCTATGAAGCGATAACTCGTTTATTGCATATAAGCGAGTACGATCTTCATAGCGAAGTGGTAAGTGGAAGAGCATATCTTGTACGGTACTAATACCTAGCTTCAACAAGCGCTCGGCCATTTTTGGACCGATCCCTTTAATTTCTGTTATTGGATATTGGCTTAAGCTAGGTTTAGACAAAGTAGGCTCAATTTTTATTATTTAGTGAGTTAAGTGTACTTATACAGTGTAGGTGCATCAAGTATGTTTTAAAGCTTGCCAAAATTGTTCACTGGCAACTATTTCACCATTTTCATCAAGTGCAGGGTATGGCAATTTCCTTTGTTTACATTGCCTTGCAATAATAGGATGGCAGCCTTCGAAATAAAGAGGGTGTTTAACTTCTGCGCTGAGCATATCTCTGTTATACAAACCAGCAAGCTCGCGCTGGCGCTGTGCTTCAAACAAAATTAGTGCGGCAGCAACCGAAACATTTAGTGATTGCACCATGCCTTGCATTGGAATAATAATATTCTGATCTGCGTACTCTAATGCTTTTTCAGATATTCCTGTTTTTTCTTGGCCAACAATAATAGCAGTTGGCTTGGTGTAATCTACTTCTCTAAAATCAACAGCGTCTTCAGATAGATGCGTTGCTAATATTTGTATTTCTGGATTGCGTTCACGCATTGCCACTACGGCATCATCAATGTTTCTATGCAGGTGCGTCTCTAGCCAGTTTTTACTGCCACCCGAGGTATTGTTTGTTAGCCATTTTTGTTTTTCTGGCCATACAGCGTGTACGTGATGGCAACCTACTGCGTCAGCGCTACGCACGATTGCAGATAAATTATGATGTTTATGTACGTCTTCTAAGCACACTGTTAGGTCTGTTTGGCGGCGCGAAAGTACATCTTCAATTCTTTGATAGCGAGTTTGCTGCATGGTGATCCTCTTTTTTCGGCAATTATACGAGATTTTTACAGTTAAGGCATTACCGTACGGCTAATTGGGTTTTGCAGCGATATAAGCGTTTCTGTTGATTGGATTGCTTCAATGGCTTGGATTTTGTTGATTAACACATCTTGCAAGTGATCAATCGATTTCGCCATTACTTTAATAAAAATACTGTAGTTCCCCGTTGTGTAATAGGCTTCAACCACTTCCTCCAATGCTTCTAGCTTAATTAGTGTTTGCGGGTAGTCGCGTGCATTATTTAAATTGATACCTATAAAGCAACATACATCATAGCCTAGCTGCTTAGTATTTATTGTTAATTGAGTGCCGGTGATGATCCCTGCTTGTTTCATTTTTTCTATACGAACATGAATTGTACCGGCACTTACATTAAATCTTTTTGCTAATTCGGCGTACGCAGTACGGGCATTTTCCATTAATGCATGAAGTATCTGTTTATCGAGATTATCGATTAAGTAATTTTCCACTGTATTTTTCTCATAAAATTATCGAATATATTGTTTTTATACCACTTAATTAATGATTTTCACATGGTAAAGCTATTTTTGTTATTGGATGTTGAGTTAATTCATTAAATTGTTACATTAACTTCATTAAAGGTGCTGATTGGAGCGCTTTGTATCAATTAAGTAAGTAACAATAACTGGGAATGAGGCCAATTATTATGAATTCACATTATGTGCTGCAACAGCAGCAAATAAGTAAAGTTAAGCAATTTTTTTCACAACAACTAGAAATCCAACTTGGGCTCATTGAAGTTCAAGCACCAATTTTGGCTAAAGTGGGTGATGGCACACAAGATAATCTCAGTGGGCATGAAAATGCAGTTGCTGTAAAAGTTAAAGCTATTACTGATAGCGACTATGAAGTAGTGCACTCACTTGCAAAGTGGAAGCGTAAAACATTAGCCACTTATGGCTTTGGTGTTGGTGAAGGTATTTATACGCAAATGAAAGCGCTGCGCCCAGATGAAGATTCACTAAGTCCTATTCATTCTGTTTATGTTGATCAGTGGGATTGGGAAAAAGTAATTAACGAAACCACAGAGCGATCGCTGGCAACACTTAAGCAAACCGTTCAATCTATCTACAAAGGGATTAAAGAAACCGAAGCCTTTGTAAGTGAAGCTTATGGCTTTATGCTATTTTTACCGGCTAACATTAAGTTTGTACACAGTGAAGAGCTACGTAAAATGTATCCTGATTTTAGCGCTAAGCAGCGCGAAAAAGCTATTACACAAGAGTATGGGGCCGTGTTTTTAATTGGTATTGGTGGAGCATTAGGTGATGGAAAAATTCATGATGTAAGAGCCCCTGACTACGACGACTGGTCTACACAGACGTGCGATCAATATATGGGTTTAAATGGTGATATTTTAGTATGGAACCCCGTACTTGAAGATGCTTTTGAAATATCATCAATGGGTATACGTGTAAGCCCTGAGGTTTTAAAGGCGCAGTTAAGTATAACTGGAGATAAAGACCGCTTAGAATTTGATTGGCATAAAGCCTTATTACAAAGTAAATTTCCGCAAACTATTGGTGGTGGGATAGGGCAATCGCGTTTAGTCATGTTACTTTTGCAAAAGCAGCATATTGGTCAAGTACAAGTGGGAGTATGGCCGCAGCATACACATGCAGAGGTTAGCGGCTTACTGTAGTAACCTGAACTCTAGCTAGAGAAAATAAATTTAAATATCCTTATTATTCAATGTGTTAGTAAGCCTGTTAACCAGGGTTAAGGTTATAGTAATAAAACCAAAGTGCTAAACGCACTTTGGTTATGACGTTTTAAACTCTATTTCTATTTTATTATTTTGCAGCCTAACGTTACAGGGTGGGTAATTACGCGTCGTTTTAAGTACTTTATCAAAAATATGAATTTCGACCCCTGAGTGCAAAATAGCATTTACGGCAAGGTTCGCATCACTGAGTAGATCGTGCAAGTCATGATCTAAAGTCGAAAGGCGTTTTTCTAATTGCTCTGCTTGTTGGCAATAGTGTAATTGGGTTGCCCCAATTTTTGCTATCAGCTGGTTTTTCTTTTCGGTATCTTTAACTTGGTCGGCTTTTTCAAGAGCATCTTGTAAGGTGTCTAACTGCTGATCTGTTTTTGCTAAATCTTTAAAGCAATTATCTGTGTCTGCTGTTATTTCGGCGCCTGAGGTCGCTAAATTAATGACCATTTTAGCGCCTGATTCATTACCAACCTCACCAGCTATAAGCGTTGTCGCATCCAATATTTCACCACCAAATATTTTGCCTTTAGGTAAGTCTGTTTGCCCAACTTGCAGTAAGCGTTTTGCTTTCATTATGCAATGGCTTGTTTGGCGTTCGATGAATATATTAGTCGCTTCGATATAACAATACTGAGAATGGGATACATGAATATCACCAACGGATACGAGTTTACAGGATAATGATTTATCTTCAGGTTTTTGATGGCCAATAATACCTTGTTTCACGGTTATATTACCGCCTGCCGTAAGCTCACCTGATTCGACCGTGCCAAAAATCGTAATATCGCCTTTGGCCGTTACTCTCATTCCTGGATCTATGTTACGCGTAACAATTACACTACCTTCAAAATCAATATGACCACTTTTTACATTCACATCAGCAATAGTAAAAATGTCATCAACGCGCATTCCATTATTAATTTCGACGGGCACGCCTGAAATAGTTGAGACTAATTCCATAGGATTAGATTTAGATATTTCAGTGCCTTCACCAGCAACTAATTGCTTGTTGTCGCCTGGTTTTGGGGCAAGTATTTCTCCGGTAACGGTAAAACCTTCTTTACCGGGTGTCGCTGGTTGTTGACGAATAAGCACGGTACCTGGCTCTACGCTTGCCAGCTTACCAAAATCGCGCATATCAACATTACCATCTTCTTTTAGCTTAGGGGTTTTTAGGCGATCTTTAAGGGTTTTTACTGTTGTAGTAAGTTTTGTCGCTAAGCCATCACTGGGTAAACGGCCTTTTGCTAAAACTCCTTTTACAACAGTGCCAGCAGGTGCCTTAAGTTGTTTTTGCAGTAACTGTTCTAAAAATACTTGTTTGTAACCGCGCACAATACCTGCTTTTACGAGCTGTTTTTTAGCCACGTCTAAGCTGAGTAATTTGCCGCCTTGAGCCGTAGTCAGCTCTCCTACAGCAAGCATTTTATCATCATTGATAACCACCTCTAATGCGGCGTCGTGTTTGCTTGCAACAATTAAAATAGATTCGCTACTTTCGCTTTTAAAAAAGTTATTTATAGCATCAAGATCTATTTTACAATCACAAAAAGTTGATTTTTCGAGCGCTTCAATTACAAACGCAGCGCTTGGAGGCGCAGTGGCGTTTATATCGAGTAAAACGTTTCCATTATGATCAAGCTTAAACACGAGTTAATCCTTTTTTGCTACTGAACCTGAACTAGGGTTACTTAAGTTAACCTGAACTCTGGTTAAGAGGTTTACTAACATATTAAATTATAGTGATATTTAAATTTATTTTCTCTAGCCAGAGATTTTTAGTAAATTCAACGCAGTTAGCGCTGAAAATAGCTGCTTGAGATAGATTTATTATCCTGAGTTCAGGTTAAGTTATGTTTGTATTAATAACCTAATTATAGAGTGCTATTAATTTACTTTTGAGTCAAGAAATCAAGAAAAACAAAGTGATGTAGGAAGAGGCTAGAAGGTTTGAGCTATAGCGCAGGTCTATAGCTCAAAAATAATATTAGTTAGTTGAAGGAAGCTCCATAATGCCATCAATCTCAACTTGCACATTTTTTGGTAATGCACGTACTCCAATCGCAGCACGCGCTGGGTATGGCTTTTTAAAGTATTGGCTCATTACTTCGTTAACAATAGCAAAGTTTGATAAATCAGTAAGGTAAATATTCACCTTAACTAGGTCGTGTATCTGACCGCCAGCTTCTTCACATACAGCAGCAATATTTTTAAATACTTGATGTGTTTGTTCGCTAAAGTCTTCTGATATAACTTCCATGGTTTCTGGCACTAATGGGATCTGGCCAGATAAATAAACAGCGGTACCAACTTTAACTGCTTGGCTGTATGTGCCAATAGCTGCTGGTGCTTTGTCGGTAGAAATAAATGCTTTATTCATGAGTTTCCTATTTTACTTTTTACGATAGACTTTTTGAACATCAGGCATTACACGAATTTTACGCATAATATTAGCAACATGGACACGGTTTTTAACGGTGACCCCTAAATCTATCACGTATAAATTACTTTCTTTTTCATCGGTGGCAATTTCGACAATATTGGCTTGGGTTGTAGCAACAACATTGGTTAATTTTGCTAATGCGCCTTGATGATTAATAATTTCAACCCTAAGCGCAGCAATATATTCTTTTTCTGGGTTATCGTCCCATTTTACAACTAAGTATTTAGAGCGTTCATTTTCCCAACCACGAATGTTTTTACATTCTTGGCGGTGAACAGTCAGGCCTTTACCTTGGCTTACATGCGCCGTTATAGCATCGCCTGGTACAGGGCGGCAACACTTAGAGTAATTAACTAACATGCCTTCGGTGCCGATAATGGTTGCTTTGGCTTGATTAGTAATATCGGTTAAATCATCATTTTCGTTTTGTAACAAGCGTTTAGCAATTAACATACTCATTAGATTACCAGAGCCTATTGCGACTAATAGTTCAAGTAATGTAGAAAGCTCATGCTCTTCAAGTACGCGTGCTATATTTTCATCAGCAATACTATCTAACTTATTTTCACCTAATGCTGAATCAAGTAAACGTCTACCCAATAACAGCGCTTCTTCATGATGCTGACTTTTAAGGTAGTTACGAACACCCAAACGTGCTTTACCGGTAACAATAAAGTTTAGCCAAGTTGCATTTGGATGCGCGCCAGAGCTTGTAATTACTTCTATTGTTTGGCCGGTATCCAGTGCTTTACTCAATGGATAAGGTTTACGATTTACTCTTGCCCCTACGCACGTATTACCAACGTCAGTGTGCACAGCATATGCAAAATCAACTGCGGTTGCGCCCATCGGTAATTCAACTATCCGACCATCTGGCGTAAATACGTAAATTTCTTCAGGGAATAGCTCAGTTTTCACGTTTTCAATAAATTCAAATGACGAACCAGCACTTTGCTGAAGCTCTAATAAGCTTTGCATCCATTGACGAGCACGTTGTTGTGACGTATTACCCGCGCCATCACCCGATTTTTTATACATCCAGTGTGCGGCCACGCCTTTGTCTGCCATATGATCCATATCGTGAGTACGAATTTGGATCTCAACAGGTATGCCGTGTGGGCCAACTAAAGAAGTATGAAGCGACTGATAGCCATTGGTTTTAGGCACTGCAATATAGTCTTTAAAGCGCGTTTCAATCGGCTTATAAAGACTGTGAGCAACACCTAATACGCGATAGCACGTATCCATAGAATCAACCGCAATTCTAAACGCATAAATATCCATGACTTCGTTAAATAACAGCTCTTTATTGAGCATTTTTTTATAAATACTATAAAGGTGCTTTTCGCGGCCCGATACCGTCGCTTTTATGCCTGATTCTTCAAGGCGTGCTTCAATTTCGTTTTGAATATTTGAAATAACTTCTTTTCGATTACCACGTGCTTTTGCAACTTCAGATTTAAGTGCACGATGGCGCATAGGATATAGAGCTTGAAAACCTAAATCTTCAAGTTCATTTTTAATATCGTGAATACCTAAACGGTTTGCTATTGGCGCGTATATTTCTAGTGTTTCGCGTGCTATACGGCGGCGTTTATCGGGGCGAAGTGCGCCCAATGTACGCATGTTGTGAGTTCTATCAGCAAGCTTGATTAAAATAACTCGAATGTCTTGAGTCATTGCCATAATCATTTTACGGTAGTTTTCAGCTTGGAATTCTTTTTTGTCTTTAAAGCTGAGCTTATCGAGCTTACTTACACCTTCAACCAATTCAGCAACCGTTTCACCAAAAATTTCAGCTAAATCTTGTTGGCTAAAATCGGTATCTTCAATTACATCATGCATTAACGCCGCCATGAGCGTTTCATGGTCAAGATGCATGCCGGCAAGAATTTGGGTTACTTCAACAGGATGAGTTATGTAGGGCTCGCCGCTTGAGCGAGTTTGTCCTTCATGGGCCTCTCGGGCTACCACGTAAGATTTTTGTACTAGCTCCACATCTGCGGCAGGCAAGTATTCAGAAATTTTCTTTTTTAGACCTTCAAAAAGATACATTTACACTCCAATGTTCTAGGGCCTGTTGACCTTTGTGGATTAAAATTTGTTCAATCTAGGGGCGATTTAATCGCGGCGCGAGGTTTTTAGCCTAGCGGGCTAAGTAAAAACCGAGCAACAAAGAGTAAATTGCCCCTAGGCAGAACCCTTCGGGCAGCGTATGTTTGGCATTTATGCTGCGTTATCGCCTATTTATGGGGAATAACCACACTACATAGGCTTTGCCTTGCCTAAATACCAAGCATGCTGCTGCAAATTTAACCTCGAAAGATAAACAGGCCCTAGTGAAGTAAATTAGGTAAGTTACGAATATACGATGAAAACAGAGGATTGCCAACGGCTATAGTAGAAATACTGCGCCGTTGGCTAAATCAGACCGGGAGGTCGATTATTGATTGCCACCAACAATGGCAGCAACAGCAGCTAGTTCTGCCGCTTCTTGGTGTTGTTGTTCTTCACGGTCAATTAAGTCCATTGAAGCACTATCAACTAAACCTAATTCAATTTCACGTAAAGCAACAACCGTTGGCTTATCGTTTTCAGGGTCTACTAGTGGCGTTTTACCACCAACAGCAATTTGGCGGGCACGACGAGCCGCAACTAAAATTAAGTCAAAACGATTACCAACTGCATCTACTGCATCTTCAACTGTTACGCGGGCCATCACAGCACTCCAAAATAATTTAAAAGCAAAGACGTAGTTTACTCCAAGCAGCCACTTTCGCCAATAGCCAGTGTTCAATTTTTATCAGTTTTACTTACCTAAGCCTAATTTGAATGGGCTTAAATTATTTAAGTAGACTATTTAGTAAAACTTGATGGCGATTTTTTTGTGCTTTTAGTGTTAAGCGCTGTGCCATTACAATTATTTCTATATCAGCAAGTGCGCTCTCAAAGTCATCATTCACAATCACAAAATCATACTCGTTATAATGCGACGTTTCTGACTGAGCCTTTGCCATACGAGAGGCAATAACGTCAGCCGAATCTTGGCCACGATTATTTAAACGCTGCTCTAGCTCTTTTTTTGAAGGAGGCAGTATAAAAATGGTTTGTACGCTTGGCATAATTTTGCGCACTTGTTGCGCGCCTTGCCAGTCAATATCTAAAAACACATCAATACCCGCATTAAGTTGCGACTCAATCGCTTGCTTTGATGTGCCATAGTAATTATCAAATACTTGAGCCCATTCAAAAAAGTCATTTTTTTCAATCAGCGCTTTAAACTCATCTGTAGCTACAAAATGATAATGCACGCCATCTTCTTCACCAGGACGAGGCGAACGAGTCGTATGCGACACCGATACTTTCATATCAGCATGCTTTTTTAATAACGCATTAATTAAGCTTGATTTACCCGCACCAGAAGGCGCTGATAAAATAAATAGGTTTCCGCGAGTGTGTGCCATTTTAATCTCTATCTAAAAATAAATAGGCTTGGGTTATAAATAACGCAAGCCTTTAATAAATGCATTGTACTGTATTTAAGTAAATTTTCTCAAGTTAGCCACAAAGGTTCAAATAATATTATTCTATGTTTTGGATCTGCTCACGCATTTGTTCAATTAGTACTTTTAGCTCTACGGCTGCAGTAGTGATGTCACTATTGATAGACTTAGACGCTAGCGTGTTAGCTTCACGATTAAATTCTTGCATCATAAAATCTAAGCGGCGGCCACATGCGCCTCCTTTTTTAAGGATTTTTTTAGTTTCTTTAACGTGAGACTTTAAGCGATCTAATTCTTCAGCCACGTCTTGTTTTTGCGCAAGGTAAATAAGTTCTTGTTCAAGGCGCGATTCGTCAATGTTTGCTGTTAAGTCTTCTAATTTTTGAGCCAGTTTTTCACGCTGCCATTTAGCAATTTCTGGCATGTGCGTTTCTACAATTTCTACTTGTTCTAAAATCGCATCAAGACGGGTTGCTATCATTTCTTCAAGGTTTGCACCTTCATCGCCACGCGCCGATTTAAAATCTTCTATAACTTGATCAAGACCAGCTATTAGTGCTGTATTAACGCTATCCATATCAAGCTCTTGTGCTTCCATAACGCCAGGCCAACGCAATATATCAACAGGGTTAATATCGCCATTACTTTGTTGTTGAACCCATTTGGCACTATTTATTAGTTGCTCAGCAAGCGCTTGGTTAATTGATAGCTCGCCAACGTGAGCAGGGTTTGCAACAAATTTTAAAAAAACTTCAACTTTACCGCGTTGTAAGTGTTTGCGTAAACGCTCACGAATAACTGGCTCCATGCCACGAAATTGCTCTGGTGCGCGAATAAATGTTTCAAGGTAACGCTGGTTAACAGAACGAACTTCCCAAGTGCCAGTGCCCCAATCGCCTTTTATTTCGCGACGCGCATAAGCTGTCATACTGTGGATCATGGATGATTTCCTAAATTTATAAATACAATATTACGATGATTATATCGTAACACTGCTTAAGCTCTAGGGAAAATTTAAAGCACTGAATGTTTTACATACAGCTATTTATTTAAATCAGCATGGTATCTACACCCACATACACTTATAATGTCGCAAATTCTGAATTAAGGGGATCGTCAATGCGTCCAAGCGAAAGAACACCTAACCAAATTAGACCTGTTACATTTACACGTAATTATACTCTGCATGCTGAAGGTTCAGTACTTGTTGAGTTTGGTAATACCAAAGTACTTTGTACAGCTACAGTTGAATCGGGCGTTCCTCGTTTCATGAAAGGCCAAGGTAAGGGTTGGATCAACGCTGAATACGGTATGTTACCGCGAGCAACGCATACACGTAATGCTCGTGAAGCTGCACGTGGTAAGCAGGGCGGTCGTACTATGGAAATTCAACGCTTAATTGCACGTGCACTTCGTGCGGCTGTTGACTTAAAAGCACTTGGCGAAAACACAATTACTATTGATTGTGATGTTATTCAAGCTGACGGCGGTACACGTACGGCTTCTATAAGTGGTGCATGTGTTGCACTTGTTGACGCACTAACGCACATGCGTGCAAAAGGTATGATTAATTCAAACCCACTTAAACATATGATTGCAGCTATTTCAGTTGGTATTTACAAAGGCCAAGCAATTAGCGATTTAGAATACATTGAAGATTCAGCTGCTGAGACTGATATGAATGTAATTTTAACCGAAACAGGTAAAATTATTGAAATTCAAGGTACAGCCGAAGGCGAACCTTTCTCGTTTGATGAGTTAGATGAGTTACTTACTCTAGCTAAACATTCTATCCGCGAAATTATTGACGTACAAAAGCAAGCATTAGCATAAATAGGTAGGCCACTAGATATGAAAGATTATCAAAAAGAGTTTATAGAATTTGCTCTAGAGAAGCAGGTATTAAAATTTGGTGAGTTTACTTTAAAGTCAGGCCGTACAAGTCCGTACTTTTTTAATGCCGGTTTGTTTAATACAGGTCGTGACTTAGCGCGTTTAGGTCGTTTTTATGCATCGGCATTAGAAGATTCAGCAATAGAGTACGATGTATTATTTGGACCTGCCTATAAAGGTATCCCAATAGCGACAACAACAGCGGTTGCATTAGCTGATCACCATGATAAAGATGTACCGTACTGCTTTAACCGCAAAGAGAAAAAAGCACACGGTGAAGGTGGCACGTTAGTAGGTTCAGAACTCAATGGCAAAATAATGCTGGTGGACGATGTAATAACCGCAGGTACTGCGATTCGTGAGTCAATGGAAATTATTGCACAAAATGGCGCAGATCTTAGTGGTGTATTAATAGCATTAGATCGTCAAGAAAAAGGTAAGGCCGAGTTATCAGCTATTCAAGAAGTTGAACGCGACTTTAATACCCAAGTGATCTCTATTGTAAAATTAGCTGATCTTATTAGTTACCTTGAAAACCAAGGAACGATGGACGAGCATTTAGCCTCAGTTAAAGCGTACCGTGATCAATACGGCGTAGTATAAATAAAAAAGCCTCGCAGTGCGGGGCTTTATTTTGACCTTCATTTATAGAGTTTATTAATGAAAGATGTATTAAAACCAAATGGCTTAGGCCTTAAGCGTGTTTTCAAAGCAAGTTATTGCTCCTACCTTGGCTTTAAAGCTGCATTTAAAGAAGAAGCAGCATTTAGACAAGAACTACTCCTAAGCCTTATATTATTCCCTATCTCATTTTGGCTTGCCTCATCACTATTACATTGGGCAGTTCTAGTAAGCTCATTGCTTATTATACTAATAGTTGAATTACTAAATTCTGCCATAGAGGCATTAACAGATCGGGTAAGTACAGAATTACATGTATTGTCAGGTAGAGCTAAAGATATGGGATCTGCAGCCGTAACACTTTCATTAACGATCGTGTTGATCATCTGGGGTATAAGCCTTTATATGAAGATCGCTTAACTCTATTTTTAATATAAGGTGAGTTAAAACGCGTTTAGTTGTTAATAATTTGCTAGTTATGTTCTGTTTTTAGCCTGTTTAGCTCAAATACTCAGCGAACAGCACATTATTTCAAGTTTTCTTCAAAAAAGAGTTGATCTGTTTTCGGATCTCCCTATAATGCGACCCCACTGAGACGGGAAAGGTCAACGCCTAGCGAGACCCAAACTACTCAGGGTGTTAAGTAAAACTTAGTGTTGATAAATATAACGTTTACCAAAATTAAGTGTTGACAAAAAAATAGGAAAGCGTAGTATGCGCAGCCCTAGCGAGATAAAGTTTAACTTTAACCGCAACGTTCTTTAACAATATAAAGCAATCATCTGTGTGGGCACTCGTACAGATTGAGTTCTAACAGCCAAGCTTAGTTCGCTAAGTAAGGCAAACAAATTAGAGTCTCAATTGAAAACTGAGTGACCAACAGAAGTAACTTATTTATAAGTTGCTTCGGCACAGTCAATTCAATATCGAAAGATATTAAAATAAATTCAGAATTCATTGAGCTGTCGAAAGACATAAAACTTTTTAATTGAAGAGTTTGATCATGGCTCAGATTGAACGCTGGCGGCAGGCCTAACACATGCAAGTCGAGCGGTAACAGAGGGTAGCTTGCTACTTTGCTGACGAGCGGCGGACGGGTGAGTAATGCTTGGGAACATGCCT
This region includes:
- the pyrE gene encoding orotate phosphoribosyltransferase, with protein sequence MKDYQKEFIEFALEKQVLKFGEFTLKSGRTSPYFFNAGLFNTGRDLARLGRFYASALEDSAIEYDVLFGPAYKGIPIATTTAVALADHHDKDVPYCFNRKEKKAHGEGGTLVGSELNGKIMLVDDVITAGTAIRESMEIIAQNGADLSGVLIALDRQEKGKAELSAIQEVERDFNTQVISIVKLADLISYLENQGTMDEHLASVKAYRDQYGVV
- a CDS encoding YicC/YloC family endoribonuclease, whose product is MIHSMTAYARREIKGDWGTGTWEVRSVNQRYLETFIRAPEQFRGMEPVIRERLRKHLQRGKVEVFLKFVANPAHVGELSINQALAEQLINSAKWVQQQSNGDINPVDILRWPGVMEAQELDMDSVNTALIAGLDQVIEDFKSARGDEGANLEEMIATRLDAILEQVEIVETHMPEIAKWQREKLAQKLEDLTANIDESRLEQELIYLAQKQDVAEELDRLKSHVKETKKILKKGGACGRRLDFMMQEFNREANTLASKSINSDITTAAVELKVLIEQMREQIQNIE
- the rph gene encoding ribonuclease PH translates to MRPSERTPNQIRPVTFTRNYTLHAEGSVLVEFGNTKVLCTATVESGVPRFMKGQGKGWINAEYGMLPRATHTRNAREAARGKQGGRTMEIQRLIARALRAAVDLKALGENTITIDCDVIQADGGTRTASISGACVALVDALTHMRAKGMINSNPLKHMIAAISVGIYKGQAISDLEYIEDSAAETDMNVILTETGKIIEIQGTAEGEPFSFDELDELLTLAKHSIREIIDVQKQALA
- a CDS encoding diacylglycerol kinase codes for the protein MKDVLKPNGLGLKRVFKASYCSYLGFKAAFKEEAAFRQELLLSLILFPISFWLASSLLHWAVLVSSLLIILIVELLNSAIEALTDRVSTELHVLSGRAKDMGSAAVTLSLTIVLIIWGISLYMKIA